The Agromyces marinus genome window below encodes:
- the glpX gene encoding class II fructose-bisphosphatase codes for MASTDSDLMHEHPDRNIALELVRATEAAAIRSYPWIGRGDKIGADRAAVDAMRAFLSTVDFDGVVVIGEGEKDEAPMLFNGEHVGNGRGPACDIAVDPIDGTSLTAAGRQNALSVIAVADRGTMLDASSVFYMDKIVTDASGRGVVDIRKPIGENLRALAKAKGREVSDLRVAVLNRPRHEQLIADIREAGAGTRLISDGDVAGGINAARYESRIDMCVGIGGSPEGITTACAIKALGGFMQGRLAPGDAAERERGEAAGLDCDQVYELDDLVRGDNTFFVATGVTDGELVDGVRKKGPIIRTESIVLRGRSGTIRRVRADHLVEKWLDAADR; via the coding sequence ATGGCGAGCACGGACAGCGACCTGATGCACGAGCACCCCGATCGCAACATCGCGCTCGAGCTCGTGCGTGCGACGGAGGCCGCCGCCATCCGCTCCTACCCCTGGATCGGCCGCGGCGACAAGATCGGCGCCGACCGCGCGGCGGTCGACGCGATGCGCGCGTTCCTCAGCACCGTCGACTTCGACGGCGTCGTCGTGATCGGCGAGGGCGAGAAGGACGAGGCGCCCATGCTCTTCAACGGCGAGCACGTCGGCAACGGCCGCGGTCCCGCGTGCGACATCGCCGTCGACCCCATCGACGGCACCTCGCTGACCGCTGCCGGGCGGCAGAACGCGCTGTCGGTCATCGCCGTGGCCGATCGCGGAACGATGCTCGACGCGTCATCCGTCTTCTACATGGACAAGATCGTGACGGATGCCTCGGGCCGCGGCGTCGTCGACATCCGCAAGCCCATCGGCGAGAACCTGCGGGCGCTCGCGAAGGCCAAGGGACGCGAGGTCTCGGACCTGCGCGTCGCGGTGCTCAACCGTCCCCGCCACGAGCAGCTCATCGCCGACATCCGAGAGGCGGGCGCCGGAACGCGCCTGATCTCCGACGGCGACGTCGCGGGCGGCATCAACGCGGCGCGCTACGAGTCGCGCATCGACATGTGCGTCGGCATCGGCGGCAGCCCCGAGGGCATCACGACCGCGTGCGCCATCAAGGCGCTCGGCGGGTTCATGCAGGGCCGGCTCGCACCCGGCGACGCGGCCGAGCGCGAGCGCGGCGAAGCCGCCGGGCTCGACTGCGACCAGGTGTACGAACTCGACGACCTCGTGCGCGGCGACAACACGTTCTTCGTCGCGACCGGGGTGACCGACGGCGAACTGGTCGACGGGGTGCGCAAGAAGGGGCCGATCATCCGCACCGAGTCGATCGTGCTCCGCGGTCGTTCGGGCACCATCCGCAGGGTGCGTGCGGACCACCTCGTCGAGAAGTGGCTCGACGCCGCCGACCGCTGA
- a CDS encoding DMT family transporter → MLRARSHLYLALANLLWAGNFAFGATLSSQVEPVSLSFFRWALAALPLVLLAWAIERPDWRAAAREWRWHLLQSVLGLSGYALLLYSALGTTGAVTASVVSAINPAAIALAAALVLRERLTRIQGVGIGVAFAGVTIVLTGGDPRTILADGFGVGDLLVVAAVLAWTAYAIVSRRVSTPPVTATAIQAVFATATLLPLVAITGLTPPTDAAGVFALAYIVLLPSVAGYALWNIGAARVGTAKAGIHLNLLPLFTVLIAVAFGQALEPAAIVGGSVVVAGVVLTLWTRRSREAMPEVAAATRSLPVADAADAPVHVIATPPALTGPVVIGTLADALTGPILRPDTAAPVEQVPAR, encoded by the coding sequence GTGCTGCGCGCCCGATCCCATCTCTACCTCGCCCTCGCGAACCTGCTCTGGGCGGGCAATTTCGCATTCGGAGCGACTCTGTCCTCGCAGGTCGAGCCGGTGTCGCTGTCGTTCTTCCGCTGGGCGCTCGCGGCGCTGCCGCTCGTGCTGCTCGCGTGGGCGATCGAGCGGCCCGACTGGCGGGCCGCCGCACGCGAGTGGCGGTGGCACCTCCTGCAGTCGGTGCTCGGCCTGAGCGGGTACGCGCTGCTGCTGTACAGCGCGCTCGGCACGACGGGTGCGGTGACGGCGTCGGTCGTGAGCGCGATCAACCCGGCCGCGATCGCGCTCGCCGCGGCGCTGGTGCTGCGCGAGCGGCTGACCCGGATCCAGGGGGTCGGCATCGGGGTCGCGTTCGCCGGCGTGACGATCGTGCTCACCGGGGGCGATCCGCGCACGATCCTCGCGGACGGGTTCGGCGTGGGCGACCTGCTGGTCGTCGCGGCCGTGCTCGCATGGACCGCGTACGCGATCGTCTCCCGTCGGGTGAGCACCCCGCCGGTGACCGCGACCGCGATCCAGGCCGTGTTCGCGACCGCGACCCTGCTGCCACTCGTCGCGATCACCGGCCTGACCCCGCCGACGGATGCCGCGGGCGTGTTCGCCCTCGCGTACATCGTGCTGCTCCCCTCGGTCGCGGGGTACGCCCTCTGGAACATCGGTGCGGCGCGCGTGGGCACCGCGAAGGCCGGAATCCACCTGAACCTGCTGCCGCTGTTCACCGTGCTGATCGCGGTCGCGTTCGGCCAGGCACTCGAGCCGGCCGCGATCGTCGGCGGTTCGGTCGTCGTCGCGGGCGTCGTGCTCACGCTGTGGACGAGGAGGTCGCGCGAGGCGATGCCCGAGGTCGCGGCTGCGACGAGGTCGCTGCCGGTGGCGGATGCCGCGGACGCACCGGTGCACGTGATCGCCACGCCGCCGGCGCTGACCGGACCGGTCGTGATCGGGACGCTCGCCGATGCGTTGACCGGGCCGATCCTGCGCCCGGACACGGCAGCGCCGGTCGAGCAGGTCCCCGCCCGGTAG
- the fbaA gene encoding class II fructose-bisphosphate aldolase — protein MPIATPEQYAEMLDTAKAKGFAYPAFNVSSSQTLNAVLQGLTEAGSDGIIQVTTGGADYFAGHTVKARAAGALAFAKFAHEVAKAYPVTVALHTDHCPKNALDDFVFPLIAASEEEVKAGRNPIFQSHMWDGSAVPLDENLRIAQEILPRMKAIHAILEVEIGVVGGEEDGVKHEGSNEALYTTLDDAISTVEAIGLGEQGRYMAALTFGNVHGVYAPGNVKLRPALLKEIQDGLAAKYGTGPKPLDLVFHGGSGSTDAEIAEAVANGVIKMNIDTDTQYAFTRSVAGYMLANYEGVLKVDGSVGNKKQYDPRAWGKVAESAMAVRVGESTRQLGSVGNSISA, from the coding sequence ATGCCCATCGCAACACCCGAGCAGTACGCCGAGATGCTCGACACCGCCAAGGCCAAGGGGTTCGCCTACCCGGCCTTCAACGTCTCGAGCTCGCAGACGCTCAACGCGGTGCTGCAGGGCCTGACCGAGGCCGGCTCCGACGGCATCATCCAGGTGACCACGGGCGGGGCCGACTACTTCGCGGGGCACACCGTGAAGGCCCGCGCGGCCGGTGCGCTCGCGTTCGCGAAGTTCGCGCACGAGGTCGCCAAGGCGTACCCGGTGACCGTTGCCCTGCACACCGACCACTGCCCGAAGAACGCGCTCGACGACTTCGTGTTCCCGCTCATCGCCGCATCCGAGGAAGAGGTCAAGGCCGGCCGCAATCCCATCTTCCAGTCGCACATGTGGGACGGCTCGGCGGTTCCGCTCGATGAGAACCTGCGGATCGCGCAGGAGATCCTGCCGCGCATGAAGGCGATCCACGCGATCCTCGAGGTCGAGATCGGCGTCGTCGGCGGCGAGGAAGACGGCGTCAAGCACGAGGGCTCGAACGAGGCGCTCTACACGACCCTCGACGACGCGATCTCGACGGTCGAGGCGATCGGTCTCGGCGAGCAGGGCCGATACATGGCCGCGCTGACGTTCGGCAACGTGCACGGCGTGTACGCGCCCGGCAACGTCAAGCTCCGCCCCGCGCTCCTGAAGGAGATCCAGGACGGCCTGGCTGCCAAGTACGGCACCGGCCCGAAGCCGCTCGACCTCGTGTTCCACGGCGGTTCGGGCTCGACCGACGCCGAGATCGCCGAGGCCGTCGCGAACGGCGTCATCAAGATGAACATCGACACCGACACCCAGTACGCGTTCACGCGCTCGGTCGCCGGCTACATGCTCGCCAACTACGAGGGCGTGCTCAAGGTCGACGGTTCCGTCGGCAACAAGAAGCAGTACGACCCGCGCGCGTGGGGCAAGGTCGCCGAGTCGGCGATGGCCGTGCGCGTCGGCGAGTCGACCCGCCAGCTCGGCTCGGTCGGCAACTCGATCTCGGCGTAG